The Dermacentor andersoni chromosome 1, qqDerAnde1_hic_scaffold, whole genome shotgun sequence genomic interval TTGGTAAAGGAAAGGCGCAATAGCAATACTAAAGCGGCGAACATGCCTACTGCAGCGGCACTGCACACCACGATCAAGGACAGCACAGCATGTCTATTTTGTAATTCGAACGGCCATGAGACCGGCAACTGCAACGCAAAGATGTCTGTGGCGGATAAGAGAGAGGTGCTGAAGCGTGACAATCGATGTTTCCGGTGTACAACAAAAGGGCACGAGGCAAGAGAATGCCGTAAAGCTAAGTGGCTCAGGTGTGCGCATTGCAAGGGCAGACATTTAACGACAATGTGCGACCCTGACTTTAGGAGACACCGCAACACTGAAAAAAGGGATGCATCTTCGTCATCGGTGATTGAGCAAGCCACGGTGTTGAAGTCCTCATTAGGCACGGGAGATGACTTGATGTGCAATGGAGAGCAGCAGTTTCTCCTACAGACAGCGCGAGCTTGGACAGAGGGTCCACATGAACGTACGCTTGTCAGGCTTCTCCTGGACGGTGGCAGCCAGCGAACCTTCATTCATCGCAAGCTATCCGAAAAGCTGCAGTTAAAAGTGCTGGGAGAAGAGGAACTtaaaatatttgcctttggtgaGACATCAGCCACCACACGCACAAAAACGCGTCGAGTGGAGCTGTGGCTCAGAAGCCAGTACGACGGAAAAGGGGTGCGAGTGGAAGCGCTGGAGGTTCCTTGCATCTGTGCAGATATCATGGCTGCTCCATCAAATTCTGTTCTACTTCAACTTTCAAAATTTCACTTCCAAGTCGCAGACGCCTCGCGAGGCGACGAAAGCGAAAATATTGACCTTTTGATTGGCGCTGATCATTACTGGGAAATTGTCACGGGATCCACTAAGCGTCTCAGCTCCAAATTGATGGCAGTGGAGACTGTATTCGGATGGACAGTCCAGGGCCAGGTCGGCACAAGGAAGTCAACAGGAGTCTGCTCCTCGGCTGCTGGCGTGATGCGGATAGGAGTGAGTGAACAAATTGACAAGGAAATATCAGCACAGCTGAAGTCTTTCTGGGAGCTCGAGCACATCGGTATCAAGGAACATGAGCCAATTCGTCATGAGGACGCAGTCCTTCAGCACTATAAAGAAACCGTCATCTTTGAGAATGGCCGCTATAAGGTGTCGTTCCCTTGGAATTCGATGGTTTACGAGCTTGGCGACAACTACGAGTGCGCAGCAAGGCGTCTTAAAGCACAGACAAAGCGCCTCTTGGAAGGAGATTCGTTGATTAGGGAGTACGACGCCTGCATAAGAGACTACATAGAAAATGGCTATGTAGAGCCAGCCAGCAAGGACTGCGGCACGTCGGAAGGTCCGGTGTACTATATGCCACATCAAGCAGTTGTTCGTCGCGAAAGCCAGACGACAAAACTGAGGGTAGTATTTGATGCATCATCTAGTGCCAAAAATCGCCTCTCACTGAACAATGTTTTGGAAAGTGGCCCAAGCCTAAACCCAGAGCTCATTGATCTGCTGATCAATTTCCGTACTTACAACATTGCCATCGTTGCGGATATTGAAAAGGCCTTTCTCCAAATATCACTATCAGAGGGCGATCGGAACGCTGTGCAGTTTCTCTGGTACGCTATGACGCCAAAGAAAGGGGAAGAGCTTCCAGCTGTGGTGACCTATCGCATGACTCGCGTGCCGTTCGGTGTCACGTCGAGCCCATTTCTCTTGGCCGCAACGTTGCAACATCATCTTGAAGGCCTGCCGGAACGGTATGCTGAAACTGCAGGTATTCTGCGCAAGCATCTTTACGTGGACGACCTTGTAACTGGGGTTGACAGCCTTGACAAGGGTAAAGTCTTGTGCCAGGAATCCAAAGATATATTGTCTCAAGCAGGGATGCGGCTACACAAGTGGATGTCGAACGACCGCGATCTCGTCAACTTCTTAGAGAATGGCAATGTGGAGAGAACGAACGCTGATGCTGGACATGCTGCAGCTACAAAGGTATTGGGAGTAGGTTGGAATGCTCAGACTGACCACTTTGAATACAACCTAACTTCACTCATCGACTTCCTCTCCGCAAGAGCCGACAACAAGAGATTTGTGCTGCAGGTCTCGGCAAGAATTTTCGACCCTTTTGGATTTATTGCTCCCACAACATTATGCGTAAAGGTAATGTTCCAGAAGTTGTGGGAGTTGGGAATTGGTTGGGACGATCCCTTGCCTGAGACATTGCAGCCTGAGTGGGACTGCTGGTGTAGGGAGCTTCCATGCATTGAAGGAGTCTGTATTCCAAGACTGATAGCGGCAGACTTTAGAAACGATGATACGGAGAAAGTGGTGCATGTTTTCTGTGACGCAAGCCCGAAGGCCTATGGTGCTGTCGCATATATCGTGACCAAGTCTCCGTTCGGACtaacaaatgtcagcttggtCATGGCTAAATCAAGAGTGGCCCCTTtgaaacgcctctcgctgccCCGATTGGAGCTGATGGGAGCCCTTGTTGGCGCGCGACTATGCCACTACGTTACCAAGGCCTTGGATCTGAAGAACGTTGCTACCATCCTCTGGACTGACTCTACAGTagctatgtactggatcaagggaAACGCTGCCAGATGGAAGCCCTTCGTGGCAAATCGAGTCTCAGAGTTACAAGCGCTGACGGATCCCAGGGATTGGAGACACTGCCCAGGCTCAGACAACCCCGCTGACCTAATCACCGGCGGCATTCTCCCATCGGCCCTGCGGGAAAGCGAACTGTGGTGGAAAGGACCCCGATGGCTTCAGGAGGATGACACGTGTTGGCCAATGATAAGTGAGCCGAGCTCGAATGTTAGGGAGTGCCAAATGGAAGAGCGAAAGGTGACGGTGATGCCCATAGTATCATCGTCATCCATGGCAATTTTCAATGTTGAGAATTATAGTTCATTCAGCAGAGTCGTGCGAGTAACCGCGTGGGTCCGCCGCTTTGTCGACAACTGCCACAACAAAGAAGGAAGGACGATCGGCCCATTACGAGCTGAAGAAGTAATCAGCGCCGAAAGATACTGGTTGGCTAAGGCTCAACGAGATGCGTTCAGCGACGACATTTCAAACCTGAAGAATCAAAGACCGCTGCACAAGAGCTCTCCTGTTTTGCCTTTCAACCCGTACTTCGACAAAGAGGGCCTCATGCGAGTGGGTGGACGCTTGCAATTCAGTGATAACAACGAAGAGACTAAGCATCCCATCGTTCTCCCTGGCAATCACCCCCTCACATCACTGCTCATACGGAAGGAACATTTGAGAATGCTGCACGCGGGCGTACGCGATACTCTAGCACAGCTGCGAGAATCGTATTGGATTATCCGAGGACGTCAGGCCGTAAAGAAAATTATCAAGCAGTGCCTCGTCTGTCACAAGCAAAGTTGCCCTCCAGCTACGGAACCAGTAGCACCACTTCCAGCTGACAGAGTGACAAAGGGAAACCCGTTCGACATCGTTGGCATCGATTTTGCAGGGCCCTTGATTTGTCAACAGTCACGCGACAGCAAAAAATGCTACATCGCTATTTTCACCTGTGCTGTGACACGTGCCGTCCACCTTGAGCTTGTCAGCGACCTGTCGGCTACAGCCTTCCTGTTGGCCTTTAAACGCTTTGTGGCACGCCGTGGAATTTGCTCGACGGTGTATTCGGACAACGCGCTCACATTCAAGCGTGCAGCCAGGGATCTAAAGGCAATGTTCATGCTGTTACAGGTCGAGGAATTGCAGTCATACTTCGCCGGAAACCAAATCAAATGGAAGTTTATTGTTGAACGGGCAGCTTGGTGGGGTGGATTCTGGGAGCGGATGGTGCGATCTGTGAAAGTAGCATTGCGAAAGGTGTTAGGTCGGAGCAGCTTGAGTTTCGAAGAACTGACCACCGTTCTTTATGAGGTGGAGGCCGTGATCAACTCACGCCCTCTGACTTTCATATATGATGATGCTCAAGAACCAGAACCGCTGTCACCGGCTCATTTCCTTGTCGGAAGAAGGTTGACGACTCTTCCTCCACACCTGCTGCCGGACGAAATTCCTGGCGGTGGAATGCATCTCTCACGACGCTGGAAGTACCGGACTGCCATGGCCGGTGGTTTCTGGAGACGGTGGCGGAAAGAGTACTTATTGGAGCTCAGATCGGCACATATGTGCCGACCAACGACATCGAGTGATCTGAAGAAAGACGCATTGGTGCTCCTGAAGGAAGACCGTTTGAAACGCCACATGTGGAAGACCGCCAGAATTAAGGAAACATTTAAGGGTAGAGACGGCAGGGTGCGGTCCTGCAAACTGGTATTAAGTGGGGGAACTGAGGTGAAGCGATCGATACAGCTGCTGTATCCCTTGGAGATTGTGGAGCAATGAGCTCAATAATAGTTCGCTCATCCGGGGGAGGTTGTTGTATTTCCTCCATTCTGGAGCCAAAAAGTCCCCCTCCCCAGCGGCGCCAGACACCAGACAAACCCCCGCGCTGCGGGCCGCCGACGAAGTGGCAAGGAGAACTTCTCAGAGGCGCCGGACATTTGATACCCCTCAAACTACGTGCCTTACTGGCGGGCGCGTTGTATACAAACGGCGAGCGGCGGTGCGGTGGTGCCTTCCAAGTGTGGaggtggtggtgacaactttattgcacacaggggagttgcggacacgcaggtccttgggcccccgcacggctccactgcactcaagcgttcatgtcccggaggctcatgaccctggcagcccggcctgtggcgatggctttggtgcgtgcgtggtgcaagaatgcttgtgtggcatggtgtattgtgactttctccttctcactactctctcccatttcccataccctctagtgaaaaataaagcagtcttcttgatgcgctcgaagcgaaaggacgtctgtcgtttttccatcagttcaaagttctccgtctcttattccacaacaAGGGGGTAGTGCAGGCGTCGTAATAGACAACGTCCCTGGGGCGTCGCGTTAAGGCGCTCTCGCTGGGCGATGATCGTGGTAAAGGCGAGCTCTTCATATGCGTTAGTCAGCCCTAGCTCCCGAAGACGCTCCGGGCTAGTGCTCGCAGGAAGGTCGAACGCCGCCTTACAGGCGATGCGAATCAATTTGTCCACCTGGTCGGTCTCACTACGGCGCGTGGCTTGGAAGGGTAGTGCGTAAGTGCTGCGGCTAATGACGAAGGCTTGCACCAATCGCAAGGTGTCCGCCTCTGTCATTCCATCTTTGCCGCGCGCAATTCTGTTAATAAGTCCGGTGATACTGCTTGTATAACGTGCGTTTCGGAGAGCGCGATGGAGACGCTGCCTGTTTCTTGTACACGCATCCCGAGAACCCGCATGTTTGCTCTCCTCTTTGTGGGTTCCCCCTCGAGAAAGAGTTGTAGGGTTGGTTCTCTGTTCGCTTGTGTATTCTTGGGTCTAATGTGTAGGTATGCCGACTTGGCCAGGGCGAATTTCATGCCTGCTTGTTTTTTGAAGGTCTGGACCGTGTCAATGGCCCTTTGGAGGATGTCTTGCCGCTCGTCGTACGAGCCTCGAGTGGCCCATAGCGTGATGTCATCCGCGGATATGGCACACCCGAGATTTCGGTGCTCCTCCAGTTGTAGTGCCAGTTTGCGTAGGCCGATTTTGAATAGGAGCGGTGATAGAACAGAACCTTGAGGGATGCCTCGTCCGGTAGGTCGTATGGGAGTGAGCGTGTCGTACCTATCCCAATATGGGCGATGCGGTTGCTCAAGAAGTCCTACACGTATCAATATATTGTATCACCATATCTTACGTCCTCGAGCCCCTCAAGAATCGTGGAGTGCGAGattgtgtcaaaagctttttgaatGTCGAGTGCGAGCAAGATCCTGTCTGGACTTCCTGATGGGGCGTTCAGGACTTCGTCTTTCAGCAGTAGGAAGACGTCTTGGCTTAATACCTTTCTCCTGAAGCCAAACACTATGGCCGTAAGCAGGTCGTTTTGCTCTATGTGTCTCTCGAGTCTGGTGAGGCCGACTCGTTCGAAACGCTTGCCCAGACAGGAAGTGAGTGAGATGGGTCGTAGTTGCCCTGGTTCGCGCGGCTTTCCCGGCTTCGGTATTAGAATAACGTTTGCCGTTTTCCATTCCGAGGGTAGTCGGCCTTAGAGTTTCCATACCGTGTCATTAAAGAAATCGATTAGCTGTTGGATGGCCGGTTCGCTCAGGTTTCTTAGCATCGCATTGGTAATCCGATCGGGGACCGGTGCTGTGTTCTTCTTAAACGCCTGAGAGGCGGCGTAGACTTCTGCGAACTTGATAGGGGCGTCCAGGTTTCCCTTATCTTGGCCGTGATAGTTTCTGTGGCTAGGTGATGGTGTCTGTGCTTCTCCGGTATAAGTGTCCTTTAGTAGTTGGAGAAGCTTGTCCGACGAGTTTCCTCATGACGTTATTCACTTGCGTACGTGTGCTGGATGGGTCCAGCATGCAACGGAGGATAGCCCAGGTTTTCTTGGTGCTCAGGGTGTCTCGTAGGGAGTCGAAAAAACTTCGCCAGTTGTTGCTATCGAGCTCTCTGGCGTAGGCGTTGACTTCTGCCAGTTGGTCTATCCGGCGTCGGAGTTTACGGTTGTGTCTCTGTCGCTTCCAATGCTTTGAGACGTCTACGGGCCTCCCATAGGTGGGCCAGGTGGTTGTCCACCGCCGGCATTCCCGGTGTGTTCTGATACTTTTTGGTGGCGGCATTgcatatttctttaaaaaaagtgcTCCATTCTCCTGCAGAGGTTGGTGTTGAATGGGCTGTCTGCTGTTTCTCTCTGTACGTCTCAGGGATTGGCGTACTTTTCCCATGTCACAAGTTACAGTTATAATGTAATGCCTAGCGTCTCGTCCAGGTTGCTCCAGGTGACTCCTCTGTCGTCATTGACAAAAGTTACGCCAGGTGTGGTATCACGATTCACGCTGTTGCCTAgtctggggaggggggggacgcCTGGCAGTGTGATCACCAAGAGTTCGTATGTATGTGTCGTCCTCAGAAGGTTGGAGCCCTTCGCCGTGTCTCTCTTCTATCCCTACTCTGAATGGCACCCTGTTGAAGTCTCCGAGGAGAAATAGCCTATCATGTCGCACGAGTATAGGATGGATACGTGCTTCAGTAACGGTGGGAAGTCGGCTTTTTGGTCTCTGGGTGAACTGTAGACGTTAACCAAGACGCACTTTGGTCGTCCCTTTCTTACCGGCCAGATTGTTAAAATTTGGTGCTGAATTCCTATTTCCGGTGCCGCGGCGCTGGTGATGGCAAGGTCTTTTCGAGTCAGCGTTGCCACCATCGGGTGGTCCGGGTCCGTGTATAGGCAGTAAGTCTCTATCGGTCTCAGTTGCTTCCCCACCTCTTGCAAGCAGATGAGGTCGGGAGGAACTAGCGCAGTCTTGACGTATTGTGTTAGTGTCGCGTGTTTGTTGCGTAGtgatcggcagttccactgccatatagTGAGATTCTCTTGCTACCTAGTTGTGTTCTTAGCCATGATGAGGAGTTTCGGGGATTGTGGTACCATCGGTGCCCGTGGTGACCATGATATTTGCGCTCAGCTTGTCCGAGGCCGAGGTCCTGTGTCGTCGTTTGCGCGGTCGTTGAAACTTCTGAACAGAATCATCTACGTATCGTTTTAGTTGAAATTCCGTAAACATCTGCTGCATTTGCGCTTGTAATTGCTGTTACATTTGCTGAATTTGTTGCTGCTGCAACGCAAACATGTGTTCGACTTGCTGTAGTGTCACTTGTGGTGTCGTTTCTTGAGGCAAGGGTGGCGTTTGTGCTGGTGGCCGCTGTGACAGTGATTGCTGTGTTGGCTGTTTGAATTGTGTCGCGAGTGGTGGTGGTGTTTGTGGTTGCTGTTACGACGACGGAGTGAGTGGTTTGGGTTTCAGTGTCTCCATTTGCGCCGTGAGCATAGCTACCGGTCGCTTGCGTGTTTCTGCCTCTTGCATTTTGCTATCTAAGGTGGCCTTAAGTTTCCttacaaaaaattattgaaaagttattgaaatatcattgttcaacgtcaacaaatgaccttgaaagatcattggggaattgttgaaacatcattgaggaaattgttgacaagtgttgataattggcccgcgacattttgtcgaaacatcattgtggcctctcgaTTTGAAAGATCAtgggcatatcgttgaaactatgatgtatttcaatgttgaaagcccattgaagcattgttgaagatgtgttgagtctcaaaattgaaagcccattgaggtattgttgaaatgtgttgtttgtcaatattgaaagcccatggaagaattattgcagatctgttgaacatgaacactcaaattatgttgaaagccctttatgccccactgggtatttagcagtttaaacctgcacttttcttaaaatactgctgagctatgttgcatataattaccttcGATGTCACGTtgatatgtttgctgtgagaggatagggataaaatttaaatacaggcgtTTTGCATCGCAGGCCTCGGTCACCTTGGGCTCAAaagcatgctcctagattgcctgcaataaaccatattgtaaagctgctagcagtactgttacgCCACTACTTTTCAAtagtcagagtgaatggtcctccacaaaatcaagagtgctgaaccaatgcagacaaaaaccatttttctaggtgaactgtttatttgtaaccaaacatctgtgtaaatgtacaaccattcgtagtttgagaacatcagaaacttcttaaaaactattgcacaatacaaacttcctgcagcttgacatcacaacaaaattgaatactgacagatgtagtctgtgtggccctcaagtaaaacacatttcctaaaagaaataaatatttaaaaataaatacctaaataaataaatgtacaagcagAATGACATAACTGTAAATAATAATACTCAAAAAatgtacttgctttctctattaggtagccagtggtactataacgatggcacgatttgcttgagcccacagcactcaactgAGACCTGATATGAAGGGTGGTTAtgtttaagtttcatggaatttattaaagactggctgttgcagctaacataattctagatagagagtgccaaacattacttgcatgagaaatcaagacaccatagtcagctgattaacaaaaactcagttcctaataaagtttttacgaattgtagccggtaatcttacaaggtgtatgcacttagaatgaatttccagaatgacaccagcaatgacacatgccatcaaactggctgtagaaatgcactgctgtagcacttacttttcaacaaaacgcactgttatgcattgaagcacaaaagtaactggaatgcccatgtatttctctcacatttatggaaaaatctcgaaactggtgtcatcctggaaattaatttcaagtgaatatgtctttcactcattggctacaatttgcaaactgaaatatgtgccgtgatgttataagtgaattaataaatttatgagaatcagtttaatgtttccatttcttgtgctagtaatgttcACCTTTGAaaaatccagctcaagaacaagaattatgctacctggcacagactGTGACAGACAACTAAAAAAAAtgtgtaaaactgaaaaaggatcactgtacaatccttatttgttggttgaatggtgtgtgccaatttcagtaaaccttacgtACTTTTGATACATGGCAATCACAgtaagtgatgcttatgggagcagtttattatgctgcattgctgctGCATGATCCAAttgtgttttctgccatgataaggttcctgcgcaggtcattccatatcaagcgacttattcatattaactgcttcagatttttatatgaaaaaaaactgctattagtgatgtgctgaaatacaacaaagttactccttgtgtgagttccatttcaattttattcactgccacaaaaaataacgagagaattcagaaaaagatatggtttcatgcaaacatgaaaggcacatcattgccattactagatattttttgttgcattttacatttaagccgacttatacctattaatttttactcatgtactTTAGATATATCAATAAACCATCTTTACAAAGTTATGTAAAATacagtttttactgaactctgacaatggcacagatgcacttgcaggtgtgcgattccatgaaGAATCGACCAGCATTTTTTGACACcgcacatatagctgaaacattgccatatgtttactagagttcaaaactccttacccacttttatttatttttgccagatattttgtagcattttggtgacagtttagttttcctgctcagctgagctggaggacatcaatcaacattctttttcaaatgcacattgtattgatcgaggccttcaaatggtgtgcgtggaaatacggtgaagtgatgcaactgccaatatagccaatttttcaaatatttgaatacttcaagtgcttttggcaccggcaaaagtgagtcaaattgcaatccgttagtttttttttcgtaacgaaaaattcacaggacagaaattaaatacagaaCGGTAAtagtatagcagaaaaatatttgaagctctgaaggttcaactgatcgcctgtaaaaaacaaaaacaaattctaatcttttgcaagaagcttcatgttcaaggaaaaaacagctttggtagttggccaaaaaatgtgatacattattggatagctctacatgtctgctatgcatgtctGAAGTTAaaaaaggcattatttttaaatgcgagaaattcttttttgaaattttgtcagcaccgacttttctcggatgtgcgcacagcttgccggtCGGGAATGtagacgacaaagctggcttcgtctgcaacgcagatgacagagaagcggtgttagggtctgcattttattgccaagggatGCATGCTCTAACGCAatgaggcttgtgcttggtgtgggccaggtaaaccatacagccattgcacataaaatatcaatacgaggtctgtcagaaaagtatccgacctttggctgagtaaaaaaaaattggcataactggagcgttagAAACCTAATCActctcaaagtagtctccttgggactccagccacttctcccagtggtgctgccattgttagaagcattccgagaaggcctctttccgaatggagtttagctcagctgtcgttgcagccataatgtcttctcttgtctgaaatcgcgctcctttcaatggcctcttgattttgggaaacagccagaagtcgcaggcggccatatcaggagagtaaggagcctgtcgaactacaggagtctggtttttcgccaaaaaagtctgaatcaagtgcgagaggagcattgtcgtgatggatgcgccaatttactgttgacaacttcggtatcttgcgccacacagcatcacatagaccatggaggacatccctgtagtagtctttagtgattgcttgaccctgtggtgcgtacccgtggtgtaccacattgcgggagtcaaagaaagcagtcagcaacactttgacgttgctgcgcacttagcggtctttggtcttggtgacgtggaatgcttccattgtaacgactgggatttggtttccgggtcgtaaacatacacccaagacttgtcaccagtgattatggtgttcatgaagttgggttCACTGTTTGTGGAATGGCTGGCTTGTATTCCTCACTGTATGTGACGAGTTTGGTCGTGGAAGACGCGACCCTCGCCCAGCTTACCTGTGCTGGTGTATTCTTTGAATTTGTTTTTCATCGCTGCTGGTAGTTGTTCCTCGTCGGAGTCCAGGATCGGGATCTTTGTTTCTGCGTACTTTGTGGCGGGGTGAAGGCGGCAGTGATCTCAaaaaagtgtttttgcgttttacatgtatttgaataggccgcgccggagttgggcccgagctaaagcttcctcttaagggtattacagggtttgatgatggacgctgtttcgcattatttcaTTTTCCCCCTtatatctaacccatatcgcgagtatatggttccgaggatctgccaccgtcgcggcgagccgtcactcaaggaaataaggaagcaaaagtaaaagttaaacgcaactgacgTGTTGTGCGGCCGTAACTCGTTTCCCGTGCATAcggaccagctgaccacgaatcgaatccctttcctggtcgctggatcagtctaaacaaagaaggtcgaactaacgaagcaacagcaatgcgcgtgacc includes:
- the LOC140217351 gene encoding uncharacterized protein codes for the protein MCDPDFRRHRNTEKRDASSSSVIEQATVLKSSLGTGDDLMCNGEQQFLLQTARAWTEGPHERTLVRLLLDGGSQRTFIHRKLSEKLQLKVLGEEELKIFAFGETSATTRTKTRRVELWLRSQYDGKGVRVEALEVPCICADIMAAPSNSVLLQLSKFHFQVADASRGDESENIDLLIGADHYWEIVTGSTKRLSSKLMAVETVFGWTVQGQVGTRKSTGVCSSAAGVMRIGVSEQIDKEISAQLKSFWELEHIGIKEHEPIRHEDAVLQHYKETVIFENGRYKVSFPWNSMVYELGDNYECAARRLKAQTKRLLEGDSLIREYDACIRDYIENGYVEPASKDCGTSEGPVYYMPHQAVVRRESQTTKLRVVFDASSSAKNRLSLNNVLESGPSLNPELIDLLINFRTYNIAIVADIEKAFLQISLSEGDRNAVQFLWYAMTPKKGEELPAVVTYRMTRVPFGVTSSPFLLAATLQHHLEGLPERYAETAGILRKHLYVDDLVTGVDSLDKGKVLCQESKDILSQAGMRLHKWMSNDRDLVNFLENGNVERTNADAGHAAATKVLGVGWNAQTDHFEYNLTSLIDFLSARADNKRFVLQVSARIFDPFGFIAPTTLCVKVMFQKLWELGIGWDDPLPETLQPEWDCWCRELPCIEGVCIPRLIAADFRNDDTEKVVHVFCDASPKAYGAVAYIVTKSPFGLTNVSLVMAKSRVAPLKRLSLPRLELMGALVGARLCHYVTKALDLKNVATILWTDSTVAMYWIKGNAARWKPFVANRVSELQALTDPRDWRHCPGSDNPADLITGGILPSALRESELWWKGPRWLQEDDTCWPMISEPSSNVRECQMEERKVTVMPIVSSSSMAIFNVENYSSFSRVVRVTAWVRRFVDNCHNKEGRTIGPLRAEEVISAERYWLAKAQRDAFSDDISNLKNQRPLHKSSPVLPFNPYFDKEGLMRVGGRLQFSDNNEETKHPIVLPGNHPLTSLLIRKEHLRMLHAGVRDTLAQLRESYWIIRGRQAVKKIIKQCLVCHKQSCPPATEPVAPLPADRVTKGNPFDIVGIDFAGPLICQQSRDSKKCYIAIFTCAVTRAVHLELVSDLSATAFLLAFKRFVARRGICSTVYSDNALTFKRAARDLKAMFMLLQVEELQSYFAGNQIKWKFIVERAAWWGGFWERMVRSVKVALRKVLGRSSLSFEELTTVLYEVEAVINSRPLTFIYDDAQEPEPLSPAHFLVGRRLTTLPPHLLPDEIPGGGMHLSRRWKYRTAMAGGFWRRWRKEYLLELRSAHMCRPTTSSDLKKDALVLLKEDRLKRHMWKTARIKETFKGRDGRVRSCKLVLSGGTEVKRSIQLLYPLEIVEQ